In Torulaspora globosa chromosome 1, complete sequence, a genomic segment contains:
- a CDS encoding uncharacterized protein (ancestral locus Anc_6.368), whose translation MLYLAIEATMSDNIKQIYPEDTEQDAAQYTFDLVCTHCREQHSSSVGMNRFEKTEMPGSRGEASFVMRCKFCGSDCSINISSFEQYLYNPAEADPGQIQKMKDIRKKNGIKNVPSESCVLLSLDCRGCEVTQFHPENLNFNAELTSGKQMTFELEDGREWYDYDDDSNEEVTVTDFRGTIIKGK comes from the coding sequence ATGCTGTACCTAGCCATTGAAGCCACTATGAGTGACAATATTAAGCAAATTTATCCGGAAGATACGGAGCAAGATGCAGCTCAGTACACCTTTGATCTCGTTTGCACCCACTGCAGAGAGCAACACAGCTCTTCTGTTGGCATGAATCGGTTCGAAAAGACTGAAATGCCGGGAAGTAGAGGAGAGGCGTCTTTTGTCATGCGGTGCAAATTCTGTGGTAGCGATTGCTCAATAAACATTTCCTCCTTTGAACAATACTTGTACAATCCTGCTGAAGCAGACCCAGGccagatccagaagatgaaggatATTAGGAAGAAGAACGGAATCAAGAACGTGCCGTCGGAAAGTTGCGTGTTGCTCTCTTTAGACTGCCGTGGCTGCGAGGTTACGCAGTTCCATCCTGAGAACCTAAACTTCAATGCAGAGTTGACTTCAGGGAAACAAATGACTTTCGAGCTGGAGGACGGTCGTGAATGGTATGATTATGATGATGATTCGAACGAGGAAGTAACTGTCACCGATTTTCGGGGAACCATAATTAAAGGAAAGTAA
- the PET494 gene encoding Pet494p (ancestral locus Anc_6.369) — MHRVRLKIGQFSRRWYGFRVRNDVFCPGNKSGGLILNTNQRGLARILWKYFNAPGNVMFVTMNIVTFAGIVTYSSLVSAHRERVLEERFYLTQGALEQETLWAREHQQNEQEICRIQGDETQDVTEDAAMDLEDATASSALPEYISSDISLPKAGKCDTYSSQMAKMSLFHMFYAYSLCKQVAFNSVGREDRSEQWTREVESLRKQQELHSGGRNTKMNTRAFTDTFYSSWRADFAEVFAGLTKSQQFHFPDWKHYPFDLRYICKTLYTGEMNTIEDFQNFYDSIDAWELKRLLRLWLYDYSHLIKPTTGKDKELFYQRLIQDCHNDNRLFCKYSSMLLDPASPCKNLFFRPCRAIPSASIKTVLDVLQEYISLNELRGIAHYDAIIRIVSMIRTDCVMSRSKSDPKSAQQVRILLPTDGDRAQLQAEVSQEERKKCFQLVKRNPQTVRLLTAIASWHKPSE; from the coding sequence ATGCATCGCGTTAGACTGAAAATAGGCCAATTCTCACGAAGATGGTATGGCTTCAGAGTTAGAAACGATGTCTTTTGCCCTGGGAACAAATCTGGGGGGTTGATTTTGAACACAAATCAGCGGGGCTTGGCACGTATATTGTGGAAGTATTTCAATGCTCCAGGGAATGTGATGTTTGTTACCATGAATATCGTGACTTTTGCAGGCATAGTTACTTATAGCTCCCTGGTATCTGCCCACAGAGAGAGGGTActcgaagaaagattttATCTTACCCAAGGAGCTTTAGAGCAGGAGACGTTATGGGCCCGAGAACACCAACAAAACGAGCAAGAGATTTGCAGGATACAAGGAGACGAGACGCAGGACGTTACTGAAGATGCCGCTATGGATCTGGAGGATGCCACAGCCTCTTCCGCCCTACCTGAATATATATCCAGTGACATATCGCTACCAAAAGCTGGCAAATGTGATACGTACAGCTCGCAGATGGCTAAAATGTCATTATTTCACATGTTTTACGCTTATTCTCTCTGCAAACAGGTAGCATTCAATAGCGTGGGTCGCGAAGATCGCAGCGAACAATGGACTAGAGAAGTTGAGTCTCTCAggaagcagcaggagcTCCACTCAGGTGGAAGAAACACCAAAATGAATACACGCGCATTTACAGACACATTTTACAGCTCGTGGAGGGCCGATTTTGCCGAAGTTTTTGCAGGCCTGACTAAGTCGCAACAATTTCACTTCCCTGATTGGAAACACTACCCGTTCGACTTACGTTACATCTGCAAAACCCTGTACACTGGCGAAATGAACACCATAGAGGACTTCCAGAACTTCTACGATTCGATCGACGCCTGGGAGCTGAAGCGACTGCTGCGGCTCTGGCTCTACGACTATTCCCATCTGATCAAACCGACAACCGGCAAGGATAAGGAACTTTTCTACCAAAGGCTGATCCAAGACTGCCATAATGACAACAGACTGTTTTGCAAATACTCGTCCATGCTTCTCGACCCTGCGAGCCCCTGCAAGAATCTGTTCTTCAGGCCATGTAGGGCAATACCAAGCGCGTCAATTAAAACTGTCCTTGACGTCCTGCAAGAATATATTTCTCTCAATGAGCTGCGAGGTATAGCGCATTACGACGCAATCATACGAATAGTCTCCATGATCCGCACAGACTGCGTAATGTCGCGCTCGAAGTCTGATCCCAAATCTGCGCAGCAGGTTCGCATCTTGCTGCCGACGGACGGCGACAGGGCTCAGCTGCAAGCTGAAGTAAGCCAAGAGGAGCGGAAAAAGTGCTTCCAGCTTGTGAAGCGCAATCCCCAGACGGTACGACTGCTCACAGCCATTGCCTCCTGGCACAAACCCAGCGAATAA